From the genome of Malus domestica chromosome 04, GDT2T_hap1, one region includes:
- the LOC103434288 gene encoding phospholipase A(1) LCAT3-like, with protein MTGRCFCPCFDFEHENRTSSDTEVEPVLLVSGIGGSILHSKRRKLGFDTRVWVRILLADLEFKKKLWSIYNPQTGYTETLDKDTEIVVPDDDYGLYAIDILDPSWFVKLIRLKEVYQFHDMIDMLVGCGYKKGTTLFGYGYDFRQSNRIDKLMEGLKVKLETAYKASGGRKVNIISHSMGGLLVTCFMSLHNDVFSKYVSKWICIACPFQGAPGCINDSLLTGLQFVEGLESYFFVSRWTMHQLLVECPSIYEMLANPKFKWKRCPEIQVWRNNSTDGETLVDLESYGPIESIPLFEEALKHNELNYDGKTVALPFNHSILRWAAETHQVLNSAKLPDSVSFYNIYGTSFDTPFDVCYGSETSPIQDLSEICHSIPQYSYVDGDETVPAESAKADGFAAVERVAIAARHRELLRDKTVFQHIQRWLGVEQKVSRHSKISKVADASSNKHANV; from the exons ATGACAGGCCGCTGCTTCTGCCCCTGTTTCGACTTCGAACACGAGAACCGCACCTCCTCCGACACGGAGGTGGAGCCGGTGCTGCTGGTTTCTGGCATAGGAGGCTCCATTCTGCACTCCAAGAGGAGGAAGTTGGGGTTCGACACCCGGGTCTGGGTCCGGATCTTATTGGCTGACTTGGAGTTCAAGAAGAAGCTGTGGTCTATCTACAATCCCCAAACAG GTTATACTGAAACGCTAGACAAAGACACTGAAATTGTGGTCCCAGATGACGATTACGGCCTGTATGCAATTGATATTCTAGATCCTTCCTGG TTTGTCAAATTGATACGTTTGAAAGAGGTATACCAGTTCCATGATATGATTGATATGCTTGTCGGATGTGGATATAAGAAGGGAACCACTTTGTTTGGATACGGATATGATTTTCGACAAAGCAATAG AATTGACAAGTTAATGGAAGGTCTTAAGGTGAAACTGGAAACTGCTTACAAGGCTTCTGGGGGTAGAAAAGTGAATATAATTTCGCATTCAATGGGTGGACTGCTAGTCACATGTTTTATGTCACTCCATAATGAT GTATTTTCGAAGTACGTGAGTAAATGGATCTGCATAGCTTGCCCTTTTCAAG GTGCACCAGGATGCATCAATGATTCTCTCTTAACTGGATTACAGTTTGTTGAAGGCTTGGAAAGTTACTTTTTTGTATCAAGGTGGACTATGCACCAGCTG TTGGTTGAGTGTCCGTCAATCTATGAGATGTTGGCAAATCCAAAATTTAAATGGAAAAGGTGCCCAGAAATTCAGGTTTGGAGGAACAATTCTACAGATGGGGAAACTTTGGTTGATTTGGAGTCTTATGGCCCAATTGAAAGCATTCCTTTGTTTGAAGAAGCATTGAAACATAATGAG CTAAATTATGATGGCAAAACGGTAGCTTTGCCATTTAACCATTCTATTCTCAGATGGGCTGCTGAGACTCACCAAGTTTTGAACAGTGCTAAACTACCAGATAGCGTCAGCTTCTATAACATTTATGGCACATCGTTCGACACCCCTTTTGATGTTTG TTACGGTTCGGAGACATCTCCAATACAGGACCTGTCTGAAATATGCCATTCAATT CCTCAGTATTCTTATGTGGATGGAGATGAAACAGTTCCGGCTGAGTCAGCAAAG GCAGATGGATTTGCTGCAGTGGAAAGAGTAGCAATAGCTGCAAGGCACCGGGAATTATTGCGGGACAAAACAGTTTTTCAACATATCCAAAGGTGGTTGGGAGTCGAACAGAAGGTCAGCAGACATTCTAAGATATCCAAAGTTGCAGACGCCTCTTCAAATAAGCATGCAAATGTGTGA
- the LOC103434379 gene encoding peptide chain release factor PrfB1, chloroplastic produces the protein MDSIDHGLLEEAASIIKELNKGMDRFELTQLLSGPYDKEGAVIFITAGAGGTDAQDWAEMLLRMYVRWAEKQRYKTRVVEKSQGEEAGIKSATIEVEGRYAYGYLSGEKGTHRIVRQSPFNAKGLRQTSFSGVDVMPLLPEESLKVELPEEDLDISFSRAGGKGGQNVNKIESAVRMTHIPTGVTVRCTEERSQLANKIKALARLKAKLLVIAEEQRASEIKQIRGDVVKAEWGQQIRNYVFHPYKLVKDVRTGHETSDITSVMDGDLEPYIKAYLKYKYSMKVS, from the exons ATGGACTCCATAGACCATGGACTTCTTGAAGAGGCTGCCAGTATCATCAAAGAATTGAACAAAGGAATGGATAGGTTTGAGTTAACTCAACTTCTTTCGGGGCCTTATGACAAGGAAGGTGCTGTCATCTTTATTACAGCTGGTGCTGGAGGTACTGATGCACAG GACTGGGCTGAAATGTTACTCAGGATGTATGTGAGGTGGGCAGAAAAGCAGAGATACAAGACACGAGTTGTTGAGAAATCACAGGGAGAGGAAGCTGGAATTAAGTCAGCGACAATTGAAGTTGAAGGTCGTTATGCTTATGGGTATTTGTCGGGGGAGAAAGGAACACACCGTATTGTAAGGCAGTCCCCTTTTAATGCCAAAGGTCTTCGCCAG ACAAGTTTCTCTGGCGTTGATGTCATGCCTCTTCTACCTGAGGAGTCTTTGAAAGTTGAATTACCTGAAGAGGACCTGGACATAAGTTTTTCAAGGGCAGGCGGAAAAGGAGGCCAGAATGTGAACAAAATTGAAAGTGCTGTCCGGATGACTCACATCCCCACTGGTGTTACCGTTCGCTGCACAG AGGAGAGGTCCCAGCTTGCAAACAAGATCAAGGCTCTAGCCAGGTTGAAAGCCAAGCTGTTAGTGATTGCCGAGGAGCAAAGGGCGTCGGAAATTAAGCAAATACGAGGAGATGTGGTGAAGGCAGAATGGGGCCAACAAATCAGAAACTACGTGTTCCATCCCTACAAACTCGTCAAGGACGTGAGGACGGGACATGAGACGTCGGATATCACTTCGGTAATGGACGGTGATTTGGAGCCCTACATAAAAGCTTACCTCAAATACAAATACAGTATGAAGGTGAGCTAA
- the LOC103419537 gene encoding AP2-like ethylene-responsive transcription factor BBM1, with the protein MGSMNWLGFSLSPQEVVPADPTISEGTDHRHQQHGQDHQDLSDQTLVSRLRSKYSDEISGTDASGDCFDLTNSHDDSSATPTAPNHHSLNHLPTSFGMLHQAAFDSQAGADWNMNSPDSTNYKFTSDHLSMLNSCNTLNLENHQNRHQQQPKLENFLGRHSFIADHPDHIQSSTSSAHAYNSKNTASINTTDNIFSRTVSSLQLPLEISDPTNVINGDGAVGNININSSSSNIGLSMIKTWLRNQPASQLQEMNKNDVNGIGVSNTSTSTSSAQTLSLSMSTAGATTAGDQTCSSDRDRDSNKQAIIRTAAPAATIQSGIDNQTSIATAIEAVPRKSIDTFGQRTSIYRGVTRHRWTGRYEAHLWDNSCRREGQTRKGRQVYLGGYDKEEKAARAYDLAALKYWGTTTTTNFPISNYEKEVDEMKHMTRQEYVASLRRKSSGFSRGASIYRGVTRHHQHGRWQARIGRVAGNKDLYLGTFSTQEEAAEAYDIAAIKFRGLNAVTNFDMTRYDVKSILESSTLPIGGAAKRLKDVEQAHHQHLHEMTLLADGHNRSTMDDQREKLMMMNTSSNSLDQYHQQLINGDHHGMRINNVYGTGAGWPTLAFNQAATAVAHQAAVPPFGMHYYSSVPYNSNGGQRVWCKQEQDTNSQSFYQPQDHHRQDLHHHQLLQLGSTHNFFQPVNLMGNSTTDSMEHSSGSNSVIYNGTTAGDHGGYIIPMGTAIANDHENNSNAFGNGSSDHDQVKPALGYENAFGSSSTTTTVDAYNHAKSLYYLPVQAPQSSSVSSIGVSTKGSSEYDNWVPTAVPTSTHNMAPFTVWNDT; encoded by the exons ATGGGTTCCATGAACTGGTTGGGTTTCTCTCTTTCCCCTCAAGAAGTAGTTCCGGCTGATCCAACGATATCTGAGGGTACTGATCATCGTCATCAGCAGCACGGCCAAGATCATCAGGACTTATCTGACCAGACACTAGTCTCTCGCCTCCGCTCTAAGTACTCGGATGAAATCTCCGGTACCGATGCCTCCGGAGACTGCTTTGATCTCACTAATTCTCATGACGACTCATCTGCTACTCCTACTGCTCCTAATCATCATTCTCTCAACCACCTCCCTACATCTTTTGGGATGCTTCATCAAGCTGCGTTCGACTCCCAAG CAGGTGCAGATTGGAATATGAACTCACCGGATAGCACCAACTACAAGTTCACATCAGACCACCTCTCTATGCTTAACTCATGCAATACCCTAAACCTTGAAAACCATCAAAATCGTCATCAGCAGCAGCCAAAGCTCGAAAACTTCCTGGGCCGACACTCTTTCATTGCGGATCATCCAGATCATATCCAGAGTAGCACTAGTTCTGCGCATGCATACAATAGTAAAAACACCGCCAGTATTAATACTACCGACAACATCTTCTCCAGAACCGTCTCTTCTTTGCAGCTTCCGTTAGAGATTTCCGATCCCACAAATGTCATCAACGGAGACGGTGCAGTCGGTAACATTAATATCAACAGCAGCAGCTCGAATATTGGGCTTTCAATGATCAAGACATGGCTGAGGAATCAACCGGCATcccagctgcaagagatgaacAAGAACGATGTCAATGGCATCGGTGTCTCCAACACAAGTACTAGTACTAGCAGTGCACAGACTCTTTCGCTTTCGATGAGTACTGCAGGTGCTACTACGGCCGGAGATCAAACCTGTTCGTCAGATCGAGATCGAGATAGTAATAAGCAGGCAATTATTAGGACCGCTGCCCCCGCAGCGACTATTCAGTCTGGGATCGATAACCAGACTAGTATTGCTACCGCTATTGAGGCCGTGCCCAGAAAGTCCATTGATACATTTGGACAGAGAACTTCTATATACCGTGGTGTAACCag GCACAGATGGACAGGTAGATATGAAGCTCATTTGTGGGATAATAGTTGCCGAAGAGAGGGACAAACTCGAAAGGGACGGCAAG TTTATCTGG GTGGTTATGACAAGGAAGAAAAGGCCGCAAGAGCTTATGACCTAGCAGCATTGAAATATTGGGGTACTACAACCACTACCAACTTCCCG ATTAGCAACTATGAGAAAGAGGTAGACGAAATGAAGCACATGACAAGACAGGAATATGTTGCATCTTTGCGAAG GAAGAGTAGTGGGTTTTCTCGTGGTGCATCCATTTATCGAGGAGTGACAAG GCACCACCAGCATGGGAGATGGCAAGCAAGGATTGGAAGAGTAGCAGGGAACAAAGATCTCTACCTGGGAACATTCA GTACCCAGGAGGAAGCAGCAGAGGCATATGACATCGCAGCCATAAAATTCCGGGGACTTAATGCAGTAACTAACTTTGACATGACTAGATACGACGTGAAGTCGATTCTGGAGAGCAGCACATTGCCCATTGGTGGTGCTGCGAAGCGACTGAAAGACGTTGAGCAGGCACATCACCAGCATCTGCACGAGATGACTCTACTGGCCGACGGACACAACAGATCAACGATGGATGATCAACGCGAAAAGCTGATGATGATGAATACTAGTAGTAATAGTCTCGATCAATATCATCAGCAACTGATAAATGGAGATCATCATGGAATGAGAATAAATAACGTCTATGGTACTGGAGCAGGCTGGCCAACTCTTGCATTTAACCAAGCCGCTACCGCTGTTGCCCATCAGGCCGCAGTGCCGCCCTTTGGGATGCATTATTACTCATCAGTGCCATATAATTCTAATGGCGGGCAGAGGGTTTGGTGCAAGCAAGAGCAAGACACTAATTCTCAAAGCTTTTATCAGCCACAAGATCATCATCGTCAagatcttcatcatcatcaactaCTTCAGTTGGGAAGTACTCACAATTTCTTTCAGCCAGTCAACCTCATGGGAAATAGTACTACGGATTCTATGGAACATAGCTCAGGTTCTAATTCTGTCATATATAATGGTACTACTGCCGGAGATCACGGTGGCTATATAATCCCTATGGGGACGGCTATAGCTAATGATCATGAGAATAATAGTAATGCTTTTGGAAATGGCAGTTCCGATCATGATCAGGTGAAGCCGGCGCTAGGTTATGAAAATGCGTTTGGCTCAAGTAGTACTACTACCACTGTGGATGCTTATAATCATGCAAAGAGCTTGTATTATCTTCCGGTTCAGGCGCCGCAGTCATCATCAGTTTCTTCAATAGGTGTGTCGACGAAGGGAAGCAGCGAGTATGACAATTGGGTGCCAACAGCAGTTCCAACATCTACTCACAATATGGCTCCTTTCACAGTCTGGAATGACACATAA